From Methanocella paludicola SANAE, a single genomic window includes:
- a CDS encoding Kae1-associated kinase Bud32, with product MAVERRGAEAVVLIEDDKTIKTRLKKDYRIRELDERLRSERTRAEAKIMSEARKLGIPTPIIYDVGRFSLVMETIHGTPLKDVIDVDKARTAGMLVGKLHSGGIIHGDLTTSNMLVRGERIYLIDFGLSFWDEMLESRGVDVHVFYQTLVSSHKDHEKLMAAFAEGYCSTFKGATEVLERVREIEYRGRYKTETP from the coding sequence ATGGCTGTAGAGAGAAGGGGCGCAGAGGCGGTCGTGCTCATCGAGGACGATAAGACCATTAAGACCCGGTTAAAAAAGGATTACCGTATTCGTGAACTTGACGAAAGGCTGCGCTCGGAGCGTACCCGGGCAGAGGCAAAGATCATGTCCGAAGCCCGCAAGCTGGGCATCCCCACGCCCATCATATACGATGTGGGCCGGTTCTCCCTGGTCATGGAGACCATTCATGGCACGCCCCTGAAGGACGTCATCGACGTTGATAAGGCCCGCACGGCGGGCATGCTCGTGGGTAAACTGCACTCGGGCGGCATCATCCACGGAGACCTGACGACGTCGAACATGCTGGTCAGGGGAGAGAGGATATATCTCATCGACTTCGGGCTGTCCTTCTGGGACGAGATGCTAGAGTCCCGGGGCGTCGATGTTCACGTCTTTTACCAGACGCTCGTCAGCTCCCACAAGGATCACGAAAAGCTGATGGCGGCATTTGCCGAAGGTTACTGCTCGACGTTCAAAGGCGCCACTGAGGTGCTGGAGCGTGTCCGGGAGATCGAGTACCGGGGACGATATAAGACCGAGACCCCTTAA
- a CDS encoding calcium/sodium antiporter: protein MVASIMFIEITLIIIGMALLVKGADILVDNASNIAAGIGIPLVVIGLSVVAFGTSLPELIVGVSASIEDVGQIALGDVIGANIANICLILGACAVLKPIKIERTVAYRDIIITIFAVLTFLILSLDGSLDLWDGVILLTAAAAYFLYVFLRAVGERYGGYTPIPAKASVSQLLMLAIGLTMALVGGKLVVDSAAGIAGSLGISPYIIGVTLVAIGTTLPELTTGVIASIKGQGDFAIGNCLGSVCINYLLIMGICAAIRPIGEIPVSDVFISLITCMLLMPLVLRGFVLARWEGILLLIFYFIYIGIKIL from the coding sequence ATGGTCGCCTCTATCATGTTCATCGAGATCACGCTTATCATCATCGGCATGGCCCTGCTGGTCAAGGGCGCAGATATCCTCGTGGATAACGCTTCTAATATAGCCGCTGGCATCGGGATCCCCCTGGTCGTCATTGGTCTGTCCGTCGTGGCCTTTGGCACGTCCCTGCCGGAGCTGATCGTAGGCGTGAGCGCCTCCATCGAGGATGTCGGACAGATCGCGCTGGGGGATGTCATCGGCGCAAACATCGCTAACATTTGCTTGATCCTTGGCGCCTGCGCCGTCCTCAAGCCCATCAAAATTGAAAGGACCGTAGCATACAGGGATATTATCATTACCATATTCGCCGTGCTGACCTTCTTGATCTTATCCCTCGACGGTTCTCTGGACCTATGGGACGGCGTCATCCTCCTTACGGCGGCTGCGGCATATTTCCTGTACGTTTTTCTGCGGGCGGTCGGCGAGCGATATGGAGGCTATACGCCCATACCCGCTAAAGCGAGCGTATCGCAGTTACTCATGCTGGCCATCGGATTGACTATGGCATTGGTAGGCGGAAAGCTCGTCGTCGACTCGGCGGCCGGCATCGCCGGCAGCCTGGGCATTTCACCATATATCATCGGCGTTACGCTGGTCGCGATAGGCACTACGCTTCCGGAGCTGACGACCGGCGTCATTGCGTCGATAAAAGGCCAGGGAGATTTTGCCATCGGTAATTGCCTCGGCAGCGTTTGCATAAATTACTTACTGATCATGGGCATATGCGCGGCTATCAGGCCGATCGGGGAAATACCGGTAAGCGACGTATTCATATCGCTCATCACGTGTATGCTCCTGATGCCGCTCGTACTCAGAGGGTTCGTGCTGGCCCGATGGGAAGGCATACTTCTTTTAATATTTTATTTTATTTACATCGGGATAAAGATCTTATGA
- a CDS encoding diphthine--ammonia ligase, with protein MRIAALFSGGKDSNYALFCAQHYGWDVECLVTVFSTSPESYMYHVPAIELTRLAAESIGLPLVEVVTPPEPEAELLPLKEALRGLGVDGIVSGALASEYQRRRLDQICQDIGIKSFAPLWHKSQRDYVHEMVDEGFEIMITGCYAEGLDESWFGKILDDKALARLDRLHDKYGISVAGEGGEYESFVTYGPHMRRRVRVEYEKQWKRDSGKIVVKRAWLE; from the coding sequence ATGAGGATAGCGGCGCTCTTTTCGGGTGGCAAGGACTCGAACTACGCCCTCTTTTGCGCTCAACACTACGGCTGGGATGTCGAATGTCTCGTTACAGTTTTTTCTACCTCCCCGGAATCATACATGTACCATGTGCCCGCCATCGAGCTGACGAGGCTGGCCGCGGAATCCATTGGCCTCCCGCTTGTGGAAGTCGTAACTCCACCGGAGCCCGAGGCGGAGCTTCTCCCGCTCAAAGAGGCGCTCAGGGGCCTCGGGGTGGACGGCATCGTATCCGGTGCGCTGGCCTCCGAGTACCAGCGCCGCAGGCTCGACCAGATATGCCAGGACATCGGCATCAAGTCCTTCGCTCCTCTCTGGCATAAGTCCCAGAGGGACTACGTCCACGAAATGGTCGACGAAGGGTTCGAGATCATGATCACAGGCTGCTACGCCGAGGGCCTTGACGAGTCGTGGTTTGGCAAGATCCTGGACGATAAAGCCCTGGCCCGGCTGGACCGCCTGCATGATAAATACGGCATCAGCGTGGCCGGCGAGGGCGGCGAGTACGAGTCCTTCGTGACATATGGCCCTCATATGCGCCGCCGGGTACGCGTGGAATATGAAAAACAGTGGAAGCGGGACTCCGGCAAGATCGTCGTAAAAAGGGCGTGGCTGGAATAG
- a CDS encoding amidohydrolase has product MLIRNATYYDGRNIVKGDLRNGDSDEEFDAMGKFAFPAFNNGHTHLAMTLMRGAGDGEKLQEWLDNTIFPTERRLTPELVYRGSMLGLVEMIRTGTSNFLDMYYFVEETAKAVEKSGLRATLGTPITSFGTPYYKDAQDALRIAERQLKSMKPGRVGYCVAPHSIYLNDEETLYRAKELADKYNVWLTLHISETRKECVDCHEKTGMWPVEYLDSIGLLAENTVLIHAAWLTKMEIRRIADREASVIHCPVSNMKLASGGVMPLHELLDAGVTVGLGTDGASSNNSLDMREEMKIGSLLQKSHRWDATAANARTMLRMATLGSNDLAFISLDDVRMLPHHDLISNLVYSGGNVTDLIVDDRIIMKGGEILAFDEEQVKRDFLDASAELLK; this is encoded by the coding sequence ATGCTCATACGCAACGCGACATACTACGACGGCCGAAATATCGTTAAAGGCGACCTCAGGAACGGCGACTCGGACGAGGAGTTCGACGCTATGGGCAAGTTCGCTTTCCCTGCGTTTAACAACGGCCATACGCACCTGGCCATGACACTAATGAGGGGCGCCGGAGATGGCGAAAAACTTCAGGAGTGGCTGGATAACACGATCTTCCCCACGGAGCGGCGTCTTACGCCGGAGCTGGTCTACCGGGGCTCCATGCTGGGGCTCGTCGAGATGATCCGGACGGGCACCTCGAACTTCCTGGACATGTACTACTTCGTCGAGGAAACGGCGAAGGCCGTGGAAAAGTCCGGCCTGCGGGCCACGCTGGGCACGCCCATCACGAGCTTCGGGACGCCTTATTATAAGGATGCGCAGGATGCGCTGCGGATCGCCGAGCGCCAGCTTAAGAGCATGAAGCCGGGCAGAGTGGGCTACTGTGTCGCTCCCCACTCCATCTACCTCAACGACGAGGAGACGCTGTACAGGGCAAAGGAGCTGGCCGACAAATACAACGTATGGCTTACCCTCCACATCTCCGAGACCCGGAAGGAATGCGTGGACTGCCACGAGAAGACCGGCATGTGGCCGGTTGAATATTTAGATAGCATCGGCCTCCTCGCCGAGAACACGGTGCTCATCCATGCGGCCTGGCTGACCAAGATGGAGATACGCCGTATTGCCGACCGGGAGGCTTCCGTTATTCATTGTCCCGTCTCGAACATGAAGCTCGCATCGGGCGGAGTGATGCCGCTGCACGAACTGCTCGACGCCGGAGTCACGGTAGGCCTGGGCACCGACGGTGCTTCAAGTAATAACTCACTGGATATGCGGGAGGAGATGAAGATCGGCTCCCTGCTACAAAAATCGCACCGCTGGGACGCTACGGCGGCTAACGCCCGGACAATGCTGCGCATGGCGACGCTCGGAAGCAATGACCTTGCCTTCATAAGCCTTGATGATGTCCGCATGCTTCCTCACCATGACCTGATATCCAACCTCGTCTATAGCGGTGGCAATGTCACGGACCTCATCGTGGACGATCGCATCATTATGAAGGGCGGGGAGATACTGGCCTTCGACGAGGAACAGGTCAAAAGAGATTTCCTGGACGCATCGGCGGAGCTATTGAAATGA